Proteins found in one Gemmatimonadota bacterium genomic segment:
- the cysN gene encoding sulfate adenylyltransferase subunit CysN has protein sequence MTDIRTFLTQNEEKELLRFSTAGSVDDGKSTLIGRLLADSKNIYEDHLASLRQMSRKDEAPDLALLLDGLKAEREQGITIDVAYRYFSTPKRKFIIADTPGHEQYTRNMATGASGANLAIVLVDARNGVLTQTRRHAFITSLLGIQHLVVAVNKMDMVDFSEAVFDDIRRVFLDYAAKLNVSDIRLVPVSALLGDNVVEKSGSMPWYHGQTVLDILEDVQFLTDRNLVDLRFPVQYVIRPHQNARYYAGSVLSGVVRPGDEVLVLPGQNRTRVKSVSSFDGDLDEAYPPMSVSLQLEDEVDVSRGDMIVHPKNLPHVDRRFEAMMVWMGEAPMDPSRHYLIKQTTQTARVSIDHVDYRIDVDTLHKVDVSRLALNDIGRVALTSNRPLFHDAYQNNRLTGSFILVDYLTNHTVAAGMIIDRLPEDRVPMDVDAGSEPRASTSKRSSLVDPDRRVARFGQKPCTIWITGLVGSGKSAVTFGLEAALYEEGYSVVVLDSSVVRSGLSRDLGFSAADQAENLRRVAECARVLNDAGLIVVASFISPSEEGRRQVAERIGSDRYVEVFVDASLDWCRKHDTTGCYVKSDRGLLRNLAGVDYPYERPLDPEVKVASETDPVDRSVSRIVAVLKEKGYLLTIPPAP, from the coding sequence ATGACCGACATCCGGACGTTTTTAACCCAGAACGAAGAAAAGGAACTGCTGCGCTTCAGTACGGCGGGCAGCGTGGACGACGGCAAGTCCACGCTGATCGGCAGGCTCCTGGCCGACTCGAAGAACATCTACGAGGACCACCTCGCCTCCCTCAGGCAGATGTCCCGCAAGGACGAAGCGCCCGATCTGGCCCTGTTGCTGGACGGCCTCAAGGCCGAGCGGGAGCAGGGCATCACCATCGACGTGGCCTACCGCTATTTCTCGACGCCGAAGCGGAAGTTCATCATCGCCGACACCCCCGGCCACGAACAATACACCCGGAACATGGCGACCGGCGCGTCCGGCGCCAACCTGGCGATCGTGCTCGTCGACGCGCGCAACGGCGTGCTGACGCAGACCCGCCGCCACGCCTTCATCACTTCGCTGCTCGGCATCCAGCACCTCGTCGTCGCCGTGAACAAGATGGACATGGTGGATTTCAGCGAAGCGGTTTTCGACGACATCCGCCGTGTCTTCCTGGACTACGCCGCCAAGCTGAACGTGAGCGACATCCGGCTCGTTCCGGTGAGCGCCCTCCTCGGCGACAACGTGGTGGAGAAGAGCGGCAGCATGCCGTGGTATCATGGGCAAACCGTGCTGGATATCCTGGAGGACGTGCAGTTCCTTACCGACCGCAACCTGGTGGACCTGCGCTTCCCCGTGCAGTACGTCATCCGCCCCCACCAGAACGCGCGGTACTACGCGGGTTCGGTGCTGTCCGGCGTGGTCCGGCCCGGGGATGAAGTGCTGGTCCTGCCCGGGCAGAACCGGACGCGGGTGAAGTCCGTGTCCAGTTTCGACGGCGACCTCGATGAGGCCTATCCGCCCATGTCCGTTTCGCTGCAGCTGGAGGACGAGGTGGACGTGAGCCGGGGCGACATGATCGTCCATCCTAAGAACCTGCCCCACGTGGACCGGCGGTTCGAAGCCATGATGGTCTGGATGGGCGAGGCGCCCATGGACCCGTCGCGTCACTACCTGATCAAGCAGACCACGCAGACCGCCCGCGTGAGCATCGATCACGTCGACTACCGCATCGACGTCGATACCCTGCACAAAGTCGACGTTTCCCGTCTTGCGCTGAACGATATCGGACGCGTGGCCCTGACCTCGAACCGACCCCTCTTCCACGACGCGTACCAGAACAACCGGCTGACCGGGAGTTTCATCCTGGTGGACTACCTGACCAACCATACCGTGGCCGCGGGCATGATCATAGACCGGTTGCCGGAAGACCGCGTGCCCATGGACGTGGACGCCGGTTCCGAACCCCGCGCCTCCACGTCGAAGCGATCCAGCCTGGTGGACCCGGATCGGCGTGTCGCGCGTTTTGGACAGAAGCCCTGCACGATCTGGATTACGGGACTGGTGGGATCGGGCAAGTCGGCCGTCACCTTCGGACTCGAGGCGGCGCTGTACGAGGAGGGATACTCGGTGGTGGTGCTGGACAGTTCGGTCGTCCGCAGCGGGCTCAGCCGGGACCTGGGCTTCTCGGCGGCGGACCAGGCCGAGAACCTGCGGCGCGTGGCCGAATGCGCACGGGTGCTCAACGACGCGGGCCTCATTGTCGTCGCCTCCTTCATCTCGCCGAGTGAAGAAGGTCGCCGCCAGGTGGCCGAGCGGATCGGATCCGACCGGTACGTGGAAGTCTTTGTCGACGCATCGCTGGACTGGTGCCGGAAGCACGATACCACGGGCTGTTACGTCAAATCGGACAGGGGTCTGCTGCGCAATCTCGCCGGCGTGGACTACCCCTACGAAAGGCCGCTTGATCCGGAGGTGAAGGTCGCGTCCGAGACCGATCCGGTAGACCGTTCCGTTTCACGCATCGTAGCGGTGTTGAAGGAGAAAGGCTACCTGCTCACCATCCCGCCAGCCCCATGA
- a CDS encoding iron transporter FeoB — protein sequence MSNDAAPQGTAAPQGTPGTQGTAAPPGHDCASCALQENLVQMGVSLDRWDYVIALAGNPNVGKSTVFNALTGLKQHTGNWPGKTVNRAEGGFEFNGSRYKMIDLPGTYSLLSASIDEEIARDFILFGRPDCTLIVVDATMLERNLNLVLQVLEITERAVVCLNLMDEAARKGISVDHRSLSRELGVPVVPVSARKKEGLGLLMRTVADVIQGEIKNAPRRITGNDELDRTVDSITGMLQASYPDLPNPRWIAFRLLDGDYRVRRALETGEFSRMGIQAGAMDGK from the coding sequence ATGAGTAACGACGCCGCACCGCAAGGAACGGCTGCACCGCAAGGAACGCCCGGAACGCAAGGAACGGCTGCACCGCCCGGTCATGACTGCGCGTCGTGCGCGCTGCAGGAGAACCTGGTGCAGATGGGCGTTTCGCTGGACCGGTGGGACTATGTCATCGCCCTGGCGGGGAACCCTAACGTGGGAAAGAGTACGGTCTTCAACGCCTTGACCGGTCTGAAGCAGCATACGGGGAACTGGCCCGGGAAGACGGTGAACCGGGCCGAGGGCGGCTTCGAGTTCAACGGCAGCAGGTACAAGATGATCGACCTGCCCGGCACGTATTCCCTGCTGTCGGCGTCCATCGACGAGGAGATCGCCCGGGACTTCATCCTCTTCGGACGCCCCGACTGCACGTTGATCGTCGTCGACGCCACCATGCTCGAGCGCAATCTCAACCTCGTGCTCCAGGTGCTGGAGATCACGGAAAGAGCGGTGGTCTGCCTGAACCTGATGGACGAGGCCGCGCGCAAGGGGATCTCGGTGGATCACCGTTCGCTCTCCCGGGAACTGGGCGTGCCGGTCGTGCCCGTGTCGGCCCGGAAGAAAGAGGGACTGGGCCTGTTGATGCGCACGGTCGCCGACGTGATCCAGGGCGAGATAAAGAACGCGCCGCGGCGCATAACGGGCAACGACGAACTCGACCGGACGGTGGATTCAATCACGGGCATGCTTCAAGCATCCTATCCGGACCTGCCGAACCCCCGCTGGATCGCATTCAGGCTGCTCGACGGCGACTACCGGGTGCGTCGGGCCCTGGAAACGGGCGAATTCAGCCGGATGGGCATCCAGGCCGGTGCAATGGACGGGAAATGA
- the cysD gene encoding sulfate adenylyltransferase subunit CysD gives MPRYSISHLMQLEAESIHVMREVAAEFERPVMLYSVGKDSSVMLHLARKAFYPQKLPFPLMHVDTGYKFEEMYDFRRRMAEEYEADLIVHRNEEAIAAGANPYDLGTQRCCGLLKTQALLDGLREGRFDAALGGARREEEKSRAKERFFSFRDRFGQWDPKNQRPELWNLYNCRVGQEESIRVFPLSNWTELDIWMYIHRESIPVVPLYFAREREVVVRGEQLIPLEGQARLLPGETPRSMVCRFRTLGCSPCTGAVKSSATSVEEIIEEMMVERISERSTRIIDHDQEGSMELKKREGYF, from the coding sequence ATGCCACGATATTCCATCTCACACCTGATGCAGCTTGAAGCCGAGAGCATCCACGTCATGCGCGAGGTCGCCGCGGAATTCGAGCGGCCCGTCATGCTGTATTCGGTCGGCAAGGACTCCTCGGTCATGCTGCACCTCGCGCGCAAGGCCTTCTATCCGCAGAAACTGCCCTTCCCGCTCATGCACGTCGACACCGGGTACAAGTTCGAGGAGATGTACGACTTCCGGAGGCGCATGGCCGAGGAATACGAGGCGGACCTGATCGTCCACCGCAACGAGGAAGCCATCGCCGCAGGCGCCAATCCCTACGACCTGGGCACGCAGCGCTGCTGCGGCCTGCTTAAGACGCAGGCCCTGCTCGACGGGCTCAGGGAAGGGCGCTTCGACGCCGCGCTGGGCGGCGCCAGGCGCGAGGAGGAGAAATCGCGGGCCAAGGAACGGTTCTTCTCATTCCGGGACCGGTTCGGCCAGTGGGATCCGAAGAACCAGCGGCCCGAACTGTGGAACCTGTACAACTGCCGCGTCGGCCAGGAGGAATCCATCCGGGTCTTCCCCCTCTCCAACTGGACCGAACTGGACATCTGGATGTACATCCACCGGGAGAGCATCCCGGTCGTACCCCTTTATTTCGCCCGGGAGCGCGAGGTCGTGGTCCGGGGGGAGCAACTGATCCCCCTGGAAGGACAGGCCCGCCTGCTGCCCGGCGAGACCCCCCGCTCCATGGTCTGCCGGTTCCGCACGCTGGGCTGCTCGCCCTGCACCGGCGCCGTCAAGTCCTCGGCGACTTCCGTCGAAGAGATCATCGAGGAAATGATGGTCGAGCGCATCTCGGAACGTTCCACCCGCATCATCGATCACGACCAGGAAGGGTCGATGGAGTTGAAGAAACGGGAGGGCTATTTCTAG
- a CDS encoding ferrous iron transporter B, with protein sequence MSETSTKTTAGEDILGRVEEMQRGLDGSYRDEIVEAIYQDAEAITRKVVRTDETASYPWDQKLDRIVTSRIWGLPFMALLLGVVFWITISGANVPSSLLAEGLFWLGARGVELFEWLGMPWWVTGFIWHGVYRGLAWVIAVMLPPMAIFFPIFTILEDLGYLPRVAFNVDALFKKAGAHGKQALTMSMGLGCNAAGVVACRVIDSPRERLIAILTNNFMPCNGRWPTLIILATLFVAAAFPPAFAAMAAAGSLVLIVLIGAATTLLVSAVLSRSFLRGEASSFTLELPPYRRPSILRVLYTSLIDRTIFVLWRAVVMAVPAGGVIWLLSNIHAGGQSLTVWVSQWLEPVGRAIGLDGVILLAYIIAIPANEIVVPTIIMAYTGAGMMIELDTMAELQHLLVNQQGWTLLTAVCLMLFSLLHNPCSTTMWTVYRETRSVKWTVVSGLMPLAIAFLLLFIVAQTAYWIMGLAGW encoded by the coding sequence ATGAGCGAGACTTCGACAAAAACCACGGCCGGCGAGGACATTCTCGGACGGGTCGAGGAGATGCAACGAGGCCTGGACGGATCGTACCGGGATGAAATCGTCGAGGCCATCTACCAGGATGCCGAGGCGATCACCCGGAAGGTGGTCCGCACCGACGAAACGGCCTCCTATCCCTGGGACCAGAAGCTGGACCGCATCGTGACCTCGAGGATCTGGGGCCTGCCGTTCATGGCCCTGCTCCTGGGCGTCGTCTTCTGGATCACCATATCGGGCGCCAACGTGCCCTCCTCCCTGCTGGCGGAAGGACTGTTCTGGCTGGGTGCGCGCGGCGTCGAGCTCTTCGAGTGGCTGGGCATGCCCTGGTGGGTCACCGGATTCATCTGGCACGGCGTGTACCGGGGACTGGCCTGGGTGATCGCCGTCATGCTGCCGCCCATGGCGATCTTCTTTCCCATATTCACCATACTGGAAGACCTGGGATACCTCCCCCGCGTGGCCTTCAACGTCGACGCCCTGTTCAAGAAAGCGGGCGCCCACGGCAAGCAGGCGCTCACCATGAGCATGGGGCTGGGCTGCAACGCGGCCGGGGTCGTGGCCTGCCGCGTCATCGATTCCCCCCGGGAGCGGCTGATCGCCATCCTGACCAACAACTTCATGCCCTGCAACGGGCGGTGGCCCACGCTGATCATACTGGCCACCCTCTTCGTGGCGGCGGCCTTCCCGCCGGCCTTCGCGGCCATGGCCGCGGCGGGCTCACTGGTCCTCATCGTCCTGATCGGTGCAGCGACGACCCTGCTGGTGTCGGCCGTGCTGTCCCGGTCCTTCCTCCGGGGCGAAGCCAGCAGCTTCACGCTGGAACTCCCGCCCTACCGGCGTCCCAGCATCCTGCGCGTGCTCTACACCTCGCTGATCGACCGGACGATCTTCGTATTGTGGCGGGCTGTGGTCATGGCCGTGCCGGCGGGCGGCGTGATCTGGCTGCTGAGCAACATCCACGCCGGGGGACAGAGCCTGACGGTCTGGGTCTCGCAGTGGCTGGAACCCGTGGGCCGGGCCATCGGTCTCGACGGCGTGATCCTGCTGGCCTACATCATCGCCATACCCGCCAACGAGATCGTGGTCCCGACCATCATCATGGCCTATACCGGCGCGGGCATGATGATCGAACTGGACACGATGGCCGAACTGCAGCATCTCCTGGTGAACCAGCAGGGGTGGACGCTCCTCACCGCCGTCTGCCTGATGCTCTTCTCCCTGCTGCACAACCCCTGTTCGACGACCATGTGGACGGTCTACCGGGAAACCAGGAGCGTGAAGTGGACCGTGGTGAGCGGCCTCATGCCCCTGGCCATCGCCTTCCTCCTGCTTTTCATCGTCGCCCAGACCGCCTACTGGATCATGGGGCTGGCGGGATGGTGA